One window of the Allosaccharopolyspora coralli genome contains the following:
- the alr gene encoding alanine racemase has product MKEETARRADLRIDVGALRRNVAVLASRAAASGARTMVVVKSDGYGHGAVTVARAALAAGADELGVASVTEALDLRAHDITAPLMAWLHGPGEDFRPAVREDVALSASSLETLHEIAKAADQVGRTARVHLKIDTGLNRNGCPAHLWHELVTAAARAEDTGSVRVLAVWSHLACADELDHPSIDEQAERFHAAYVQARRAGLSPERHLANSAATLTRPELHFEMVRVGIAAYGLDPVPEHGDHGLVPAMTFRSSVVLTKRVAAGERVSYGHTWTAERETTLALVPVGYGDGVPRVLSGRLAVWLADALRPQVGRVCMDQIVVDCGDDPVAVGDEVLLFGPGDHGEPTAADWARELGTIHYEVVTGMFRPRVSRTVVEPEVTT; this is encoded by the coding sequence ATGAAGGAGGAGACCGCGCGCCGCGCCGACCTGCGCATTGACGTCGGCGCGCTCCGTCGCAACGTCGCGGTCCTCGCGTCCCGTGCCGCCGCCTCCGGCGCCCGGACCATGGTCGTCGTCAAGTCCGACGGCTACGGCCACGGCGCCGTCACGGTGGCACGCGCGGCTCTCGCCGCCGGAGCCGACGAACTCGGCGTCGCCTCCGTGACCGAAGCGCTCGACCTGCGTGCGCACGACATCACCGCGCCGCTGATGGCGTGGCTGCACGGGCCCGGCGAGGACTTCCGCCCCGCCGTGCGGGAGGACGTGGCGCTGTCGGCTTCGTCGCTGGAGACTCTCCACGAGATCGCGAAGGCAGCCGACCAGGTCGGCCGAACTGCCCGGGTGCACCTGAAGATCGACACCGGGCTGAACCGCAACGGCTGTCCGGCGCACCTGTGGCACGAGCTGGTGACCGCCGCCGCCCGTGCCGAGGACACGGGGTCGGTCCGGGTGCTCGCCGTGTGGTCGCACCTGGCGTGCGCCGACGAGCTCGACCACCCGTCGATCGACGAGCAGGCCGAACGGTTTCACGCGGCCTACGTCCAGGCTCGCCGGGCGGGATTGTCGCCGGAGCGGCACCTGGCGAACTCGGCGGCGACGTTGACCCGACCCGAACTGCACTTCGAGATGGTGCGGGTGGGGATCGCCGCCTACGGGCTGGATCCCGTGCCGGAGCACGGTGACCACGGGCTCGTTCCCGCCATGACGTTCCGGTCGTCGGTCGTGCTGACCAAGCGTGTCGCCGCCGGAGAGCGCGTGTCCTACGGGCACACGTGGACCGCGGAACGCGAGACGACGCTGGCGCTGGTCCCCGTCGGGTACGGCGACGGCGTTCCCCGTGTGCTGTCCGGTCGGCTGGCCGTGTGGCTCGCGGATGCTCTGCGACCGCAGGTGGGCCGGGTGTGCATGGACCAGATCGTGGTCGATTGCGGTGACGACCCCGTCGCGGTGGGCGACGAGGTTCTGCTGTTCGGGCCTGGCGATCACGGTGAGCCCACCGCTGCCGACTGGGCTCGCGAGCTGGGCACGATCCACTACGAGGTCGTCACGGGAATGTTCCGTCCGAGGGTGAGTCGGACGGTCGTGGAACCGGAGGTCACGACGTGA
- a CDS encoding NAD(P)H-hydrate dehydratase → MQGVWTPESVRAAEQRLFEQVAEPTVMRRAAWAVAVHCARLLRDATGGVPGRHVTLLVGAGNNGGDALWAGAFLRRRGVGVTAVLLVPERAHAEGLAALRRAGGGVVEAEGAGADTSGIGAEAVEALDRADLVVDGIVGLSAHSGLRPTAAELVRRVEVPVLAVDLPSGVDPTTGTEDGVVVDADVTVTFGGLRACHVLGAGATRAGEIVVADIGLDDHWGRPDLLMLDAEDVGAVWPVPAPDDDKYSQGVVGVAAGSATYPGAAVLTSGAAVAATSGMVRYAGPAADVVRSARPEVVATGSVGDAGRVQAWSVGPGIGTGGSGREVLVRVLESGVPVIADADAITLLAEDSSVWDARDPDTPLVLTPHAGEFSRLAGDPGTDRVAAARSAAERFDATVLLKGHSTVVAAPDGRVLVNAFAHAWPATAGSGDVLTGLIGALLASDLDPLIACASAAYVHSVAAEIAATGGHTVPGAPARDGSAGSPAGASPLLAALPDAISTVRSTVGT, encoded by the coding sequence GTGCAGGGAGTGTGGACGCCGGAGAGCGTGCGTGCGGCAGAGCAGCGGCTTTTCGAGCAGGTCGCGGAACCGACGGTGATGCGCCGCGCGGCGTGGGCGGTCGCGGTGCACTGCGCACGGCTCCTGCGGGACGCCACCGGCGGCGTTCCCGGCCGGCACGTCACGCTGCTCGTCGGTGCGGGCAACAACGGTGGCGACGCGTTGTGGGCCGGTGCGTTCCTGCGACGTCGCGGGGTCGGGGTCACCGCCGTCCTGCTCGTGCCCGAACGCGCCCACGCGGAGGGGCTTGCCGCGCTGCGCCGCGCCGGCGGCGGAGTCGTCGAGGCGGAGGGCGCCGGTGCCGACACCTCCGGGATCGGGGCCGAGGCGGTGGAGGCGCTGGACCGGGCGGACCTCGTCGTCGACGGCATCGTCGGGCTCTCCGCGCACAGTGGACTACGACCGACCGCGGCCGAACTCGTGCGCCGCGTCGAGGTTCCCGTCCTCGCCGTGGACCTCCCCAGTGGTGTGGATCCGACGACGGGCACCGAGGACGGCGTCGTCGTCGACGCCGACGTGACGGTCACCTTCGGCGGACTCCGCGCCTGTCATGTGCTCGGCGCGGGTGCGACCCGCGCCGGGGAGATCGTGGTCGCCGACATCGGACTCGACGACCACTGGGGTCGGCCGGACCTGCTGATGCTGGACGCCGAGGACGTCGGGGCGGTGTGGCCGGTGCCCGCACCCGACGACGACAAGTACAGCCAGGGCGTCGTCGGGGTCGCGGCCGGTTCCGCGACGTACCCGGGGGCGGCCGTGCTGACCAGCGGAGCGGCAGTGGCCGCGACCTCCGGCATGGTGCGGTACGCGGGCCCGGCGGCCGACGTCGTCCGGTCCGCACGTCCCGAGGTCGTCGCCACCGGTTCGGTCGGCGACGCGGGCCGGGTGCAGGCATGGTCCGTCGGGCCCGGCATCGGCACCGGTGGCAGCGGCCGGGAGGTGCTCGTGCGGGTCCTGGAGTCCGGGGTGCCGGTGATCGCCGACGCCGACGCGATCACGCTGTTGGCCGAGGACTCGTCCGTGTGGGACGCACGGGACCCGGACACGCCGCTGGTGCTGACCCCGCACGCCGGTGAGTTCAGCAGGCTCGCAGGCGACCCGGGGACGGACCGGGTCGCGGCGGCGCGGAGCGCGGCGGAGCGGTTCGACGCGACCGTGCTGCTCAAGGGGCATTCGACGGTGGTCGCGGCGCCGGACGGGCGGGTGCTGGTGAACGCGTTCGCGCACGCCTGGCCTGCGACGGCGGGGTCGGGTGACGTGCTCACCGGGCTCATCGGGGCATTGCTCGCCTCCGACCTCGACCCGTTGATCGCGTGCGCGAGCGCGGCCTACGTGCACTCGGTCGCCGCCGAGATCGCCGCCACCGGCGGCCACACCGTGCCCGGCGCACCCGCGCGGGACGGGTCTGCCGGTTCGCCCGCGGGGGCCTCACCGCTGCTTGCGGCGCTGCCGGACGCCATCAGCACGGTCCGCTCCACCGTCGGAACCTGA
- a CDS encoding dienelactone hydrolase family protein: MARTKKVLEELSQRGPHEVLHGDLALVGLPGIVCTPKSGLGLPAVAVGHGWLQPARRYLGLLRHLASWGIVAAAPGTHQSPFASHRLMSSDLATTLDICTQVRLGDGQISVDPKRLGVAGHAMGGGCAILTAATDDRVKAVATMAVTETRPSAIAAAEKITVPGLHLAGEKDLLAPAVSHAEPISTGWAGPVQLRTVKKADHLAFTEGRHWTEIVLHGKPQYRTQRLSRALITAFLLRHLAGDKRGAPVLDADVPGCAIDSEHSREAAAAA, translated from the coding sequence ATGGCGCGGACGAAGAAGGTGCTGGAGGAACTCTCGCAGCGAGGGCCGCACGAGGTCCTGCACGGTGACCTCGCACTGGTCGGGCTGCCGGGGATCGTGTGCACCCCGAAAAGCGGTCTCGGTCTGCCCGCCGTGGCGGTCGGTCACGGATGGCTGCAACCCGCGCGCCGCTACCTGGGGCTGCTGCGACACCTCGCCTCGTGGGGAATCGTCGCGGCGGCTCCCGGCACGCACCAGAGCCCCTTCGCCTCGCACCGGCTGATGTCGTCGGACCTGGCGACCACATTGGACATATGTACGCAGGTCCGGCTCGGCGACGGGCAGATCAGCGTCGACCCGAAGCGTCTCGGCGTCGCCGGACACGCGATGGGCGGCGGCTGCGCGATCCTCACCGCAGCGACCGACGACCGGGTCAAGGCGGTGGCCACGATGGCCGTCACCGAAACTCGGCCGTCCGCGATCGCCGCCGCTGAGAAAATCACCGTGCCCGGTCTGCATCTCGCCGGCGAGAAGGACCTCCTCGCTCCGGCCGTCTCCCATGCCGAACCGATCAGCACGGGGTGGGCCGGGCCGGTGCAACTGCGCACCGTGAAGAAGGCCGACCATCTCGCGTTCACCGAGGGCAGGCACTGGACCGAGATCGTCCTGCACGGCAAACCGCAGTACCGCACCCAGCGGCTGTCCCGGGCACTGATCACCGCGTTCCTGCTGCGTCACCTCGCAGGGGACAAGCGCGGCGCGCCGGTACTCGACGCCGACGTCCCCGGCTGCGCCATCGATTCGGAGCACTCGCGAGAAGCGGCCGCAGCAGCCTGA
- a CDS encoding WXG100 family type VII secretion target: MAVGDKIGDAGDAADDWLSDRSRENAEVLEAGGAEVGGPAEAFGDLAAGHHEVVGDVAGGVVSGGGDVLGGVVNGHESALRGAADGIDEVVGGGVDAANSVGEGVADGAGELATGGRRAAETMNREFAEGDYVEGVAGGAAEALKGHARAAGDVASGVAEGAGDVLGGVASGAGEVVGGVAEGVGHVAKGAFEGVTDLAGGVIDGIGSGLKAVGNALKDEHTETTEESRKALEDTGPVGKSDELLDHGAVGLKFFEVFLPRLQDWTGSAPDHQGEICRRYDELRGIDFAAFREDAERLGRVQQALVEQNDSMDRGYRTAAQTWQGDAATAAGAKVGTTVEGGGTIAADLERFGGAIPPAVDGIQQTVREYATFVVDLGEQLVVGDKEPDRVDDEIRKAKGDLNLSDLDDVGLDDIFGGIGSHIMENPVKAAAGAIVSGVLPGLAAITNGPEVAGQIRQQIIDDAKQWCDTVFVPEMQTKLDEFDQQTTASQDTVKQAYDQMLQAGQTSDPFAPPPSSKDTTEPSGDEPGTTQQVGNEPSSHQQTGQQTGNQPTATQPSGSGSGGTPSGGGAGTGGMPPGGGAAPEMPKPPDVGMPEMPEPSGHEDSAPEEVTLGEGDDAVTVQEPAPDGRTQVTIVGEDGQPKTYDIAFPPQGGEGAPGGLPPQPQPGAGGMPGQPVPGAPGMPGAQMPGAGAEGETIPLQPDADGQAVIEDGDRTITIERTPEGEVRVDIDNGDGTPPVNQTIGFGSEEPGAMPGEPGGGIPEQNTSVGNGIPAPAPTPEGAVFGQPGGAMSAEGDVAAAAPAAQASFEPASATDADPALGGTPAAPVEPSTTADTAGAAGGPAATTAQSAGFTSSSGGFTPVPDDGGRSFGSHSGQLFGGSDGGVQHGGNGLWGSNPGSTGLPSLGDDTPSQGSSQGSTGLASMGGDGGAAGGGSSSGAGGQGQSGGAGGGMMGMGAMGGAAQQGGDQERSNSSPWRTEGQLFDDGTEQSRVRFQSVLGEDKQR; the protein is encoded by the coding sequence ATGGCGGTCGGAGACAAGATCGGGGACGCCGGGGACGCGGCGGATGACTGGCTCTCGGATCGCAGCCGCGAGAACGCCGAGGTTCTCGAAGCCGGAGGTGCCGAAGTCGGTGGTCCGGCGGAAGCGTTCGGTGACCTCGCGGCCGGCCACCACGAAGTGGTCGGGGACGTCGCAGGAGGCGTGGTCAGCGGCGGCGGTGACGTCCTCGGCGGTGTGGTCAACGGGCACGAATCGGCGCTGCGCGGCGCCGCCGACGGCATCGACGAAGTCGTCGGCGGTGGCGTCGACGCTGCGAACAGCGTTGGCGAGGGGGTCGCGGACGGCGCGGGCGAACTCGCCACCGGTGGCCGTCGTGCCGCCGAGACGATGAACCGCGAGTTCGCCGAGGGCGACTACGTCGAGGGAGTCGCCGGCGGAGCGGCCGAGGCACTGAAGGGGCATGCGCGGGCGGCCGGGGACGTCGCGAGCGGGGTGGCCGAGGGCGCCGGGGACGTGCTCGGCGGTGTGGCCAGCGGTGCCGGTGAGGTCGTCGGTGGTGTCGCCGAAGGTGTCGGTCACGTCGCGAAGGGCGCGTTCGAGGGCGTCACAGATCTCGCCGGCGGCGTGATCGACGGAATCGGTAGTGGTCTCAAGGCGGTCGGCAACGCGCTCAAGGACGAGCACACCGAGACGACCGAGGAGTCCCGGAAGGCGCTGGAGGACACGGGCCCGGTCGGCAAGTCCGACGAGCTGCTCGACCACGGCGCGGTGGGACTGAAGTTCTTCGAGGTGTTCCTCCCGCGACTGCAGGACTGGACCGGCTCCGCACCGGATCACCAGGGCGAGATCTGCCGCCGCTACGACGAGCTGCGCGGGATCGACTTCGCCGCTTTCCGGGAGGACGCCGAGCGACTGGGCCGGGTTCAGCAGGCGCTGGTCGAGCAGAACGACAGCATGGACCGTGGTTACCGCACGGCCGCGCAGACCTGGCAGGGCGACGCGGCCACTGCAGCGGGCGCCAAGGTCGGCACCACCGTCGAGGGCGGTGGCACGATCGCCGCGGACCTCGAGAGGTTCGGCGGCGCGATCCCGCCTGCGGTCGACGGCATCCAGCAGACCGTGCGCGAGTACGCGACGTTCGTCGTGGACCTGGGCGAGCAGCTGGTCGTCGGCGACAAGGAACCCGACCGGGTCGACGACGAGATCCGCAAGGCCAAGGGCGACCTGAACCTCTCGGACCTGGACGACGTCGGCCTGGACGACATCTTCGGGGGTATCGGCTCGCACATCATGGAGAACCCGGTGAAGGCTGCCGCCGGGGCGATCGTGAGTGGCGTGCTGCCGGGACTGGCCGCCATCACGAACGGCCCCGAGGTCGCCGGGCAGATCCGTCAGCAGATCATCGACGACGCCAAGCAGTGGTGCGACACCGTGTTCGTGCCGGAGATGCAGACCAAGCTCGACGAGTTCGATCAGCAGACGACCGCGTCGCAGGACACCGTCAAGCAGGCCTACGACCAGATGCTGCAAGCCGGGCAGACGAGTGACCCGTTCGCTCCTCCACCGTCCAGCAAGGACACCACGGAACCCTCGGGCGACGAGCCGGGCACGACTCAGCAGGTCGGCAACGAGCCGAGCAGTCACCAGCAGACCGGCCAGCAGACCGGCAACCAACCGACCGCCACTCAGCCCAGTGGCAGCGGCTCGGGCGGCACGCCGTCCGGTGGCGGCGCGGGGACGGGCGGTATGCCGCCGGGTGGTGGCGCCGCGCCCGAGATGCCGAAGCCGCCGGACGTGGGCATGCCGGAGATGCCCGAGCCCTCCGGCCATGAGGACTCGGCGCCGGAGGAGGTCACGCTCGGCGAGGGCGACGACGCGGTGACCGTGCAGGAGCCCGCGCCCGACGGTCGTACCCAGGTCACGATCGTCGGCGAGGACGGTCAGCCCAAGACCTACGACATCGCCTTCCCCCCGCAGGGTGGCGAAGGAGCTCCCGGAGGCCTTCCTCCTCAGCCGCAGCCTGGTGCCGGTGGCATGCCCGGCCAGCCCGTGCCCGGCGCACCGGGAATGCCGGGCGCGCAGATGCCGGGCGCCGGTGCCGAGGGGGAGACGATTCCGCTCCAACCCGACGCCGACGGTCAGGCCGTCATCGAGGACGGGGACCGCACGATCACGATCGAGCGCACCCCGGAGGGTGAGGTGCGCGTCGACATCGACAACGGCGACGGCACGCCCCCGGTGAACCAGACGATCGGGTTCGGCAGCGAGGAACCCGGCGCGATGCCGGGCGAGCCCGGCGGCGGGATTCCCGAGCAGAACACCTCTGTCGGCAACGGGATTCCGGCACCGGCACCGACTCCGGAGGGGGCGGTCTTCGGCCAGCCGGGTGGTGCGATGTCCGCCGAGGGCGATGTCGCCGCGGCGGCTCCAGCCGCACAGGCATCGTTCGAGCCTGCTTCGGCAACGGACGCGGACCCGGCGCTGGGCGGCACGCCCGCTGCGCCCGTCGAGCCGAGCACGACTGCCGACACGGCGGGTGCCGCCGGTGGGCCGGCGGCGACCACGGCACAGTCGGCGGGTTTCACGTCGTCCTCCGGCGGGTTCACCCCGGTGCCCGACGACGGGGGACGTTCGTTCGGCAGCCACTCCGGCCAGCTCTTCGGCGGTTCCGACGGCGGAGTGCAGCACGGCGGCAACGGCTTGTGGGGCTCGAACCCCGGGTCCACGGGACTGCCGAGTCTCGGCGACGACACCCCTTCGCAGGGAAGTTCCCAGGGCAGCACCGGGCTCGCGTCGATGGGAGGCGATGGCGGTGCGGCAGGCGGCGGCTCGTCGAGTGGCGCAGGCGGCCAGGGCCAGAGTGGCGGTGCGGGCGGCGGCATGATGGGCATGGGTGCCATGGGAGGCGCCGCACAGCAGGGCGGCGACCAGGAGCGGAGCAACTCGAGTCCGTGGCGCACCGAGGGGCAGCTTTTCGACGACGGCACGGAGCAGTCGCGGGTCCGGTTCCAGTCGGTGCTCGGTGAGGACAAGCAGAGGTGA
- a CDS encoding type VII secretion target: MTVQTSGNDLTRASASFSNSAEAIRGQADALSESRVTGAVTGRKFPEVGDRYRQLIEQFRGTIDGFAGKSSELSEDFSASATQYDSSDEDGIGHVRSVQV; the protein is encoded by the coding sequence ATGACAGTGCAGACGTCGGGCAACGACCTGACGAGGGCGTCCGCCAGTTTCTCGAACAGTGCCGAGGCCATCAGGGGGCAGGCCGATGCGCTGTCCGAGAGCCGCGTGACCGGTGCGGTCACCGGACGCAAGTTCCCGGAGGTCGGCGACCGGTATCGGCAGCTGATCGAACAGTTCCGGGGCACCATCGACGGCTTCGCCGGCAAGTCCTCGGAACTGTCCGAGGACTTCAGCGCCTCGGCCACGCAGTACGACTCCAGCGATGAGGACGGCATCGGGCACGTGAGGAGCGTGCAGGTCTGA
- the glmM gene encoding phosphoglucosamine mutase has product MSRLFGTDGVRGLANAELTPELALSLSSAAARVLYDRDDSRRRVALVGRDPRASGEMLEAAVTAGLTSAGADVLRVGVLPTPAVAHLVAALGADIGVMISASHNPMPDNGIKLFSAGGNKLPDAVEDEIASRLDETVQRPTGVHVGRVRDAPNAVQQYVDHLLVATPQRLDGVRVVVDCANGAAAYAAPEAYRRAGAEVIPLHADPDGLNINDGVGSTHLESVRAAVLEHGADLGLAHDGDADRCLAVDATGAVVDGDQIMAMLAVDMCESGELAADTLVATVMSNLGLHLAMREHGVTLRTTAVGDRYVLEELRAGAYSLGGEQSGHVVLPGYATTGDGLLTGLRIMSRMAGTGRGLAELAAVMTRLPQVLVNVRVDDKHAVVAAPQVTEAVAVAEAELGESGRVLLRKSGTEQLVRVMVEAPSGEIAQETADRLAKVVGGA; this is encoded by the coding sequence ATGTCCCGTTTGTTCGGAACCGATGGGGTGCGGGGGCTGGCCAACGCGGAGCTGACTCCGGAGCTGGCGTTGTCGTTGTCGTCGGCCGCGGCGCGGGTTCTCTACGACCGGGACGATTCGCGACGCCGGGTCGCGTTGGTGGGGCGTGACCCGCGGGCCAGTGGCGAGATGCTGGAGGCCGCGGTGACGGCCGGTCTGACGTCGGCCGGTGCGGACGTGCTGCGGGTCGGCGTGCTGCCCACACCGGCGGTGGCCCATCTGGTCGCCGCGCTGGGAGCGGACATCGGTGTGATGATCTCGGCTTCGCACAATCCGATGCCGGACAACGGCATCAAGTTGTTCTCGGCGGGTGGGAACAAGTTGCCGGACGCGGTCGAGGACGAGATCGCCTCCCGGCTGGACGAGACCGTGCAACGACCGACGGGCGTCCATGTCGGCCGCGTTCGCGATGCTCCGAACGCTGTGCAGCAGTACGTCGATCACCTGCTGGTGGCGACACCGCAGCGACTGGACGGGGTTCGGGTCGTCGTGGACTGTGCGAACGGCGCAGCCGCCTACGCAGCGCCGGAGGCGTATCGCCGGGCGGGCGCCGAGGTGATTCCGCTGCACGCTGATCCGGACGGGCTCAACATCAACGACGGCGTCGGCTCGACGCATCTGGAGTCGGTGCGCGCCGCTGTGCTGGAGCACGGGGCGGATCTGGGGCTGGCACACGACGGGGACGCGGACCGGTGCCTTGCGGTGGACGCCACCGGGGCCGTGGTCGACGGTGACCAGATCATGGCGATGCTCGCCGTCGACATGTGCGAGTCAGGCGAACTCGCCGCCGACACGCTGGTGGCCACCGTGATGAGCAACCTCGGTCTGCATCTGGCGATGCGCGAGCACGGGGTGACGTTGCGGACGACCGCGGTCGGCGACCGGTACGTCCTGGAGGAGCTGCGTGCGGGCGCGTACTCGCTGGGCGGCGAGCAGTCCGGGCACGTGGTGCTTCCCGGCTACGCGACCACCGGGGACGGGCTGCTCACCGGCTTGCGGATCATGAGCCGGATGGCGGGAACGGGCCGTGGTCTCGCCGAGCTTGCGGCTGTGATGACCCGGCTGCCCCAGGTGCTGGTCAACGTCCGCGTGGACGACAAGCATGCGGTGGTCGCTGCGCCGCAGGTCACCGAGGCTGTGGCGGTCGCGGAGGCCGAACTCGGCGAGTCCGGCCGGGTACTGCTGCGCAAGTCCGGCACGGAGCAGTTGGTCCGGGTGATGGTCGAGGCGCCGAGCGGCGAGATCGCTCAGGAGACCGCCGATCGCCTCGCGAAGGTCGTCGGCGGCGCGTGA
- the rpsI gene encoding 30S ribosomal protein S9 encodes MTESPDNEAVDQDVAVDDVAVEDAAPAEDDAAPAEDAAVAEPAAPVEPAPVVPVPGGRAAQSVGRRKKARARVRLVPGNGGFKLNGKPLEHYFPNKVHQQIIREPFQTVERDEAFDVNANLDGGGPSGQAGALRMAIARALIQLDADDRPALKKAGMLTRDSRAKERKKYGLKKARKAPQYSKR; translated from the coding sequence GTGACTGAATCTCCGGACAACGAGGCCGTCGACCAGGACGTCGCCGTCGACGACGTCGCCGTTGAGGACGCCGCTCCCGCCGAGGACGACGCCGCTCCCGCCGAGGACGCCGCTGTCGCCGAGCCGGCCGCGCCCGTCGAACCGGCTCCGGTCGTCCCGGTGCCCGGTGGCCGCGCCGCTCAGAGTGTCGGCCGTCGTAAGAAGGCACGGGCCCGGGTCCGTCTGGTCCCCGGTAACGGTGGCTTCAAGCTCAACGGCAAGCCGTTGGAGCACTACTTCCCGAACAAGGTGCACCAGCAGATCATCCGCGAGCCGTTCCAGACGGTGGAGCGCGACGAGGCGTTCGACGTGAACGCGAACCTCGATGGTGGCGGCCCGTCCGGGCAGGCCGGTGCGCTGCGCATGGCGATCGCCCGCGCGCTCATCCAGCTCGACGCCGACGACCGCCCGGCCCTGAAGAAGGCCGGTATGCTCACCCGTGACTCGCGGGCGAAGGAACGGAAGAAGTACGGCCTCAAGAAGGCCCGCAAGGCTCCGCAGTACAGCAAGCGCTGA
- the rplM gene encoding 50S ribosomal protein L13, with translation MRTYSPKAGEVTRAWHVIDAEDVVLGRLATQAATLLRGKHKPTYAPHLDTGDFVVVVNAEKVALTGNKRDQAFQYRHSGYPGGLRKESFGNVLDKHPERLLEKTIKGMLPKNKLGRAMGKKLKVYAGPEHPHQAQNPQTFDVKKVKK, from the coding sequence GTGCGCACGTACAGCCCGAAGGCCGGCGAGGTGACCCGCGCCTGGCATGTGATCGATGCCGAGGACGTGGTGCTCGGTCGGCTGGCTACCCAGGCCGCGACGCTGCTGCGCGGCAAGCACAAGCCGACCTACGCCCCGCACCTCGACACCGGCGACTTCGTCGTCGTCGTCAACGCCGAGAAGGTGGCGCTGACCGGGAACAAGCGCGATCAGGCGTTCCAGTACCGCCACAGCGGCTACCCGGGCGGTCTGCGCAAGGAGTCCTTCGGGAACGTGCTGGACAAGCACCCCGAGCGGCTGCTGGAGAAGACCATCAAGGGAATGCTGCCGAAGAACAAGCTCGGCCGGGCGATGGGCAAGAAGCTCAAGGTCTATGCCGGGCCGGAGCACCCGCACCAGGCACAGAACCCGCAGACCTTCGACGTCAAGAAGGTCAAGAAGTGA
- a CDS encoding WXG100 family type VII secretion target, protein MEIKVNFGQLSQGASDLQQTSAKIQQELDELESMLKPLVATWEGSAQEAYRAAQAEWDQAAANMQEICAKMGMAVNAANDSYQSGESKNAARFGG, encoded by the coding sequence ATGGAAATCAAGGTCAACTTCGGCCAGCTCAGCCAGGGTGCCAGCGACCTGCAGCAGACCTCGGCCAAGATCCAGCAGGAGCTCGACGAGCTGGAGAGCATGCTCAAGCCGCTCGTCGCGACCTGGGAGGGCTCCGCGCAGGAGGCCTACCGCGCCGCACAGGCGGAGTGGGACCAGGCCGCGGCCAACATGCAGGAGATCTGCGCCAAGATGGGCATGGCCGTCAACGCCGCGAACGACTCCTACCAGTCGGGTGAGTCGAAGAACGCCGCTCGCTTCGGTGGCTGA
- a CDS encoding WXG100 family type VII secretion target, producing MSGFGTDAELMDKAANQVEEVRGNVEQAVSKLQGNLEPMLAQWQGGAAQVFRQLMDSFKQNADTINRNLGQISENIKTSGSQYMQQEEEQSQEMSKIQNMLG from the coding sequence ATGAGCGGTTTCGGTACCGACGCAGAGCTGATGGACAAGGCTGCGAACCAGGTTGAAGAGGTCCGCGGCAACGTCGAGCAGGCCGTGAGCAAGCTGCAGGGCAACCTCGAGCCGATGCTGGCGCAGTGGCAGGGTGGCGCCGCGCAGGTGTTCCGTCAGCTGATGGACTCGTTCAAGCAGAACGCGGACACCATCAACCGCAACCTGGGGCAGATCTCGGAGAACATCAAGACCTCCGGTTCGCAGTACATGCAGCAGGAAGAGGAGCAGTCGCAGGAGATGAGCAAGATCCAGAACATGCTGGGCTGA